In Calliopsis andreniformis isolate RMS-2024a chromosome 6, iyCalAndr_principal, whole genome shotgun sequence, a single genomic region encodes these proteins:
- the LOC143181107 gene encoding kinesin-like protein Klp61F — MNNTRTGKKEKSQHIQVFVRVRPINNIEISNKSKNIIEIPNDKELIVYEHPQYKYSRKFKFDNVFGPSSKQIDVYNAIVSPLLEQVLAGYNCTVLAYGQTGTGKTFTMEGINNASSLHWQSDSTAGLIPRFLNHLFDELQLSESSRYRINVNFLELYNEELFDLLSSNDDTSKIRLYEDTSRKGAVIINGLEEVTIHNQDEIQMVLEKGLNRRKTTATLMNAQSSRSHTLFSITVHTKENTIDGEEVLKTGKLNLVDLAGSENVGRSGAIDKRAREAGSVNQSLLTLGRVITALTERAPHVPYRESKLTRLLQESLGGCTKTSVIATISPACINLEKTLSTLDYACRAKNITNRPKINQKLSKKEFLKQYAEEIERLRKDLLATHERSGVHLALDNYNEMQTLIAQQTKEIEEKVYFIKAVEKSMQDKEKIFQEIKLQNIAQEKELNDAKVKLNSTIDTLNSSNYRLKVAIQTRDELNNLVEKYTCNETALLSQAQSLLNVADVATTDSYKLHDKISRKTEAERTFEILGKQFKNDIHECIQGIQRSISTYEKKVEQCSTSIGNDIGTKLVTKCNNIDTKVHTTSKHLTDQYSTCANNVIKNMNDHHLYYQNWIKDEIKNAAGTVEFRTEFLNTVSMKLAESVNTIIQNRIAEDLKLVQNSISKKLKMASIQIHEMIDSACKNEVEASNRLKKKVENIKANIEELRKKQEYTEKQRLFAETMENVYSEFHRLKESQQKHYVIVTNKCNNINEICNKIDDQSTHASNTIVKMKSDLKEEIENNLEKIENTVSVGTDKIENTVNRTAEEGKILLEKLKTNINTSCDALKQYQNLVECNLKEVQRTMDIDKNEYLSVVNNTQKTVEDINNNHMMIVKDQEVKMCNTFKEISEKLENRITESNAWSNNVIEQLHETRDEVNKFFDEDIQRDMPTGSTPPRKEYSYSRQFTVTSPRKLFATSNDKDDSLFDAEITMKQIVNSTAVSDSTFTLSSTDHAMLASTLNTDSVAQYLDSQNSVDCDTLSFSNTSFTFIKSNDSSKLDRGKKFN, encoded by the exons ATGAACAATACACGGACTGGCAAAAAGGAAAAGAGCCAACACATCCAAGTGTTTGTTCGTGTCAG GCCAATAAATAATATAGAAATAAGCAATAAATccaaaaatataatagaaatacctAATGATAAAGAGTTGATAGTATATGAACatccacaatataaatattcaagGAAATTTAAGTTTGATAATGTATTTGGACCTTCTTCAAAACag ATTGATGTATATAATGCCATTGTTAGTCCTTTGTTGGAACAAGTTTTGGCTGGATATAATTGTACAGTACTGGCATATGGACAGACTGGTACAGGGAAAACTTTCACAATGGAAGGAATCAACAATGCTTCAAGTCTGCATTGGCAAAGT GATTCGACTGCAGGCTTAATCCCACGCTTTCTAAATCATTTATTCGATGAGCTGCAATTATCAGAATCATCACGATATAGAATTAATGTTAATTTTCTAGAACTTTATAACGAAGAATTATTTGATCTGTTATCATCTAATGATGATACATCTAAAATAAG ATTATACGAAGACACATCAAGAAAAGGTGCAGTGATTATAAATGGATTGGAAGAAGTAACAATACATAATCAGGATGAAATTCAAATGGTTCTTGAAAAAGGTTTGAACAGAAGAAAAACTACTGCAACGttaatgaatgctcaatcaag CCGGTCTCATACATTATTTTCAATTACTGTACATACAAAGGAAAATACTATTGATGGAGAAGAGGTTTTAAAAACAGGAAAATTAAATTTGGTGGATTTAGCAGGTAGTGAAAATGTTGGAAGGTCTGGTGCTATTGATAAAAGAGCACGAGAAGCTGGTAGTGTTAATCAATCATTATTAACTCTTGGCAGAGTTATAACAGCTCTTACTGAAAGAGCACCTCATGTACCTTATAG AGAATCCAAACTTACAAGATTGCTACAAGAATCATTGGGGGGTTGCACAAAAACATCAGTCATTGCAACTATATCTCCTGCTTGTATTAATCTCGAGAAAACATTATCTACATTAGATTATGCTTGTCGTGCAAAAAATATTACTAATCGTCCAAAAATAAATCAGAAACTTTCAAAGAAAGAATTTCTTAAACAATATGCAGAAGAAATTGAACGACTACGAAAAGATTTATTAGCAACACACGAAAGAAGTGGTGTTCACCTTGCACTCGATAATTACAATGAAATGCAGACATTAATTGCACAACAAACTAAAGAGATAGAAGAAAAAGTATATTTCATAAAAGCAGTGGAGAAAAGCATGCAGGACAAAGAg aaaatatttcaagaaattaaattacaaaatatagcTCAAGAAAAGGAATTAAATGATGCCAAAGTTAAATTAAATAGTACTATCGACACTTTAAATTCATCAAACTATCGACTGAAAGTGGCTATACAAACACGGGACGAATTGAATAATTTAGTAGAAAAATATACTTGTAACGAAACAGCTTTACTGTCTCAAGCTCAAAGTCTGCTGAATGTTGCAGATGTAGCAACCACAGATTCCTATAAACTACATGATAAAATTAGTCGTAAAAC TGAAGCAGAACGAACATTTGAAATTCTTGGCAAACAATTTAAGAATGATATTCACGAGTGTATACAGGGCATACAACGAAGTATTTCTACATATGAAAAAAAAGTGGAACAATGTAGCACATCCATTGGAAATGATATTG GTACAAAATTAGTTACTAAATGTAATAATATTGATACAAAGGTACATACAACTTCAAAACATCTTACTGATCAATATTCGACATGTGCCAATAATGTAATAAAGAATATGAATGACCAC cattTATATTATCAAAATTGGATAAAGGATGAAATAAAAAATGCTGCTGGTACAGTGGAATTTAGAACTGAATTTTTGAACACTGTTTCTATGAAATTAGCTGAAAGTGTTAATACCATAATTCAAAATAGAATAGCTGAGGATTTAAAACTGGTACAAAATAGCATatccaaaaaattaaaaatggcaTCAATTCAGATACATGAAATGATAGATTCTGCTTGTAAGAATGAAGTGGAAGCGAGTAATAGGCTAAAGAAAAAAGTTGAAAATATTAAAGCAAATATAGAGGAGCTTCGTAAAAAACAAGAATATACAGAGAAACAGCGTTTGTTTGCTGAG ACAATGGAAAACGTGTATTCTGAATTTCATCGTTTAAAGGAAAGTCAACAAAAGCATTATGTCATAGTTACTAACAAATGTAATAATATCAATGAAATCTGTAATAAAATAGACGATCAATCAACACATGCTTCCAATACTATTgtgaaaatgaaaagtgactTAAAAGAAGAGATAGAAAATAATTTGGAAAAGATTGAAAATACCGTTAGTGTTGGAACAGATAAG attgaaaatacagtaaatagaaCTGCGGAAGAAGGAAAGATTTTAttggaaaaattgaaaacaaatatAAATACTAGCTGTGATGCATTAAAACAATATCAGAATCTTGTTGAATGCAATCTTAAAGAGGTACAAAGGACAATGGACATTGATAAAAATGAATACCTATCTGTAGTGAAT AATACACAGAAGACAGTTGAAGATATAAATAACAATCATATGATGATTGTGAAAGATCAAGAAGTTAAAATGTGTAATACTTTCAAAGAAATATCTGAGAAATTAGAAAATAGAATTACTGAGTCAAATGCATGGAGCAATAACGTTATTGAACAATTACATGAAACGAGAGATGAAGTAAACAAATTCTTTGATGAAGACATACAACGTGATATGCCAACTG GGTCAACACCTCCTAGAAAAGAATATTCTTATTCTCGGCAGTTCACAGTAACATCGCCTAGAAAGCTCTTTGCAACATCAAACGACAAA GATGACTCACTATTTGATGCTGAAATAACAATGAAACAAATAGTAAATTCAACTGCAGTATCTGATTCCACTTTTACGTTGTCTTCAACTGATCATGCAATGCTTGCATCTACATTAAACACTGATTCAGTAGCACAATATTTGGATTCACAAAATTCTGTTGATTGTGATACTTTATCTTTTTCTAATACTTCTTTCACATTCATTAAGTCTAACGATTCATCTAAATTAGATAGGGGTaaaaagtttaattaa
- the LOC143180295 gene encoding dnaJ homolog subfamily C member 1 isoform X1 yields MRLSLVIFGILYFFDTYRFTIAWDNDELEVFDVVEEVNQNFYEVLSVPQAANASEIKKAFRRLSLQLHPDKNPAEDAEQQFRKLVAVYDILKDPGKRQKYDNVLVNGLPNWRSAIYYYRHVRKMGLLELSIILFLVITVGQYLVAWAAYFEKRYTYEQVLGSKLQKMQKKNKKGKMNVPDLADILEKIPTPSIWNTLPFQFPRWIIGFTLSVPNIVRVVHGILEERKRRKKQEEEEAELQENEQPEPEPISRTRRRRPGFTPQERNSNNIKEASQKDHEQINHVHQKPTVCGGLWTDYDILELIILVKKYPSGTSQRWDKIADAMNRTVAEVTHMAKKVKDEGLKPGTSTEETVVEERPKKAKTRVENVDNVTEWSQEQQRALEAALLKYPKGTTVDRWEKIANCVEGKTKDECQIRYRQLVEIVKKKQQTQ; encoded by the exons ATGAGATTGTCATTGGTAATCTTTGGAATTTTATACTTTTTCGACACATATAGATTTACGATTGCTTGGGACAATGACGAGTTGGAGGTATTTGACGTCGTCGAGGAAGTTAATCAAAATTTTTATGAAGTCCTCAGCGTTCCACAG GCTGCAAATGCCTCAGAGATTAAAAAGGCATTTAGGCGATTGTCACTTCAGTTGCATCCAGACAAAAATCCTGCAGAGGATGCAGAACAACAGTTTAGAAAA TTAGTTGCTGTGTATGATATATTGAAAGATCCTGGAAAACGACAAAAATATGACAATGTATTGGTTAATGGATTGCCAAATTGGCGATCAGCTATATATTATTACCGCCATGTGCGGAAAATGGGACTTTTGGAATTAAGCATAATCTTATTCTTAGTCATTACGGTTGGACAATATTTAGTGGCATGGGCTGCATATTTTGAGAagagatatacatat GAACAAGTATTAGGTAGTAAACTTCAGAAGATGCAGAAGAAAAATAAGAAAGGAAAAATGAATGTGCCAGATTTAGCAGATATTTTGGAAAAGATTCCTACACCAAGTATTTGGAATACTCTTCCATTCCAATTTCCACGGTGGATAATAGGTTTTACATTATCCGTACCTAATATTGTACGTGTTGTACATGGTATTCTAGAGGAAAGAAAACGTAGGAAAaaacaagaagaagaagaagcaga ATTACAAGAAAATGAACAACCAGAACCAGAACCAATATCCCGCACTAGAAGACGTCGACCTGGTTTTACACCACAAGAAAGGAATAGTAATAACATCAAAGAAGCTTCACAGAAAGATCATGAGCAAATAAACCATGTCCATCAAAAGCCAACAGTATgtggaggtttgtggactgattaCGACATACTGGAGTTAATAATACTTGTGAAGAAATACCCTAGTGGTACATCACAACGATGGGATAAAATTGCAGATGCTATGAATCGTACAGTTGCAGAAGTTACACATATGGCGAAAAAG GTAAAAGATGAAGGATTAAAACCTGGTACATCTACAGAAGAgactgtggtagaagaacgtccAAAAAAAGCAAAGACACGCGTTGAAAATGTGGATAATGTTACCGAGTGGAGTCAAGAACAGCAAAGGGCACTTGAAGCAGCCCTTTTAAAATACCCTAAAGGCACAACTGTAGATAGATGGGAgaaaattgcaaattgtgtTGAAGGGAAAACGAAG GATGAGTGCCAAATAAGGTACAGGCAACTGGTGGAAATAGTTAAAAAGAAGCAACAAACTCAATAG
- the LOC143180295 gene encoding dnaJ homolog subfamily C member 1 isoform X2, with protein MRLSLVIFGILYFFDTYRFTIAWDNDELEVFDVVEEVNQNFYEVLSVPQAANASEIKKAFRRLSLQLHPDKNPAEDAEQQFRKLVAVYDILKDPGKRQKYDNVLVNGLPNWRSAIYYYRHVRKMGLLELSIILFLVITVGQYLVAWAAYFEKRYTYEQVLGSKLQKMQKKNKKGKMNVPDLADILEKIPTPSIWNTLPFQFPRWIIGFTLSVPNIVRVVHGILEERKRRKKQEEEEAELQENEQPEPEPISRTRRRRPGFTPQERNSNNIKEASQKDHEQINHVHQKPTVCGDAMNRTVAEVTHMAKKVKDEGLKPGTSTEETVVEERPKKAKTRVENVDNVTEWSQEQQRALEAALLKYPKGTTVDRWEKIANCVEGKTKDECQIRYRQLVEIVKKKQQTQ; from the exons ATGAGATTGTCATTGGTAATCTTTGGAATTTTATACTTTTTCGACACATATAGATTTACGATTGCTTGGGACAATGACGAGTTGGAGGTATTTGACGTCGTCGAGGAAGTTAATCAAAATTTTTATGAAGTCCTCAGCGTTCCACAG GCTGCAAATGCCTCAGAGATTAAAAAGGCATTTAGGCGATTGTCACTTCAGTTGCATCCAGACAAAAATCCTGCAGAGGATGCAGAACAACAGTTTAGAAAA TTAGTTGCTGTGTATGATATATTGAAAGATCCTGGAAAACGACAAAAATATGACAATGTATTGGTTAATGGATTGCCAAATTGGCGATCAGCTATATATTATTACCGCCATGTGCGGAAAATGGGACTTTTGGAATTAAGCATAATCTTATTCTTAGTCATTACGGTTGGACAATATTTAGTGGCATGGGCTGCATATTTTGAGAagagatatacatat GAACAAGTATTAGGTAGTAAACTTCAGAAGATGCAGAAGAAAAATAAGAAAGGAAAAATGAATGTGCCAGATTTAGCAGATATTTTGGAAAAGATTCCTACACCAAGTATTTGGAATACTCTTCCATTCCAATTTCCACGGTGGATAATAGGTTTTACATTATCCGTACCTAATATTGTACGTGTTGTACATGGTATTCTAGAGGAAAGAAAACGTAGGAAAaaacaagaagaagaagaagcaga ATTACAAGAAAATGAACAACCAGAACCAGAACCAATATCCCGCACTAGAAGACGTCGACCTGGTTTTACACCACAAGAAAGGAATAGTAATAACATCAAAGAAGCTTCACAGAAAGATCATGAGCAAATAAACCATGTCCATCAAAAGCCAACAGTATgtggag ATGCTATGAATCGTACAGTTGCAGAAGTTACACATATGGCGAAAAAG GTAAAAGATGAAGGATTAAAACCTGGTACATCTACAGAAGAgactgtggtagaagaacgtccAAAAAAAGCAAAGACACGCGTTGAAAATGTGGATAATGTTACCGAGTGGAGTCAAGAACAGCAAAGGGCACTTGAAGCAGCCCTTTTAAAATACCCTAAAGGCACAACTGTAGATAGATGGGAgaaaattgcaaattgtgtTGAAGGGAAAACGAAG GATGAGTGCCAAATAAGGTACAGGCAACTGGTGGAAATAGTTAAAAAGAAGCAACAAACTCAATAG
- the Pea gene encoding ATP-dependent RNA helicase pea — MDEVAKLEHLSLVSKICTELENHLGLNDKDLAEFIIHLAEKNNTFDKFKKVLIENGAEFSESFMANLLRIIQHMKLSKTAQESTSKAITKQDELAQKFPALALPNENPKPADEKELKDDDIVNSAMASLEELAPSSKKSSSSSNKKDIPSTDNSDKKSKHSRRSRSKNRKRHRSKSRDRKRHKSRSRSRSRDRSRSRERRRHRSKERRRSRSRDRSIKSRDHRDRHFNRHGSDRSRSRSVEELSMDPEVGKIYSGKVANIVPFGCFVQLEGLKRRWEGLVHISQLRKEGRVASASDVVSRGQKVLVKVLNIGGQKVSLSMKDVDQETGKDLNPVVVVAKPEEDEKHLRNPDRPTSLLELQGNWDEDETYSRKRVQRLSSPEKWEIKQMLAASCIDRSELPEFDMETGILPREDDEEEDVEIELVEEEPPFLHGHGRALGDLSPVRIVKNPDGSLAQAAMMQSALAKERREQKMLQREQEMDSVPTGLNKNWIDPLPEAESRTLAANMRGIGLQTQDLPEWKKHVIGGKKSSFGKKTNLTLLEQRQSLPIYKLRDDLVKAVTDNQILIVIGETGSGKTTQITQYLAEAGFTARGKIGCTQPRRVAAMSVAKRVAEEFGCRLGQEVGYTIRFEDCTGPETNIKYMTDGMLLRECLMDLDLKTYSVIMLDEAHERTIHTDVLFGLLKQAVGRRPDLKLIVTSATLDAVKFSQYFFEAPIFTIPGRTFEVEVMYTKEPETDYLDAALITVMQIHLREPPGDILLFLTGQEEIDTACEILYERMKSLGPDVPELIILPVYSALPSEMQTRIFEPAPPGSRKVVIATNIAETSLTIDGIYYVVDPGFVKQKVYNSKTGMDSLIVTPISQAAAKQRAGRAGRTGPGKCYRLYTERAYRDEMLPTPVPEIQRTNLATTVLQLKTMGINDLLHFDFMDAPPVESLIMALESLHSLSALDNEGLLTRLGRRMAEFPLEPNLSKMLIMSVHLQCSDEILTIVSMLSVQNVFYRPKDKQALADQKKAKFNQPEGDHLTLLAVYNSWRNNKFSNAWCYENFVQIRTLKRAQDVRKQLLGIMDRHKLDVVSAGKNTVRIQKAVCSGFFRNAAKKDPQEGYRTLVDSQVVYIHPSSALFNRQPEWVIYHELVQTTKEYMREVTTIDPKWLVEFAPAFFKFSDPTKLSKFKKNQRLEPLYNKYEEPNAWRISRVRRRRN, encoded by the exons ATGGATGAAGTTGCGAAACTTGAACACTTGTCACTAGTGTCAAAAATTTGCACGGAATTGGAAAATCATTTAGGATTAAATGATAAAGATTTAG CTGAATTTATAATTCACTTAGCAGAAAAGAATAATACTTTCGATAAGTTCAAGAAAGTACTGATTGAAAATGGAGCAGAATTCTCA gaaTCATTTATGGCCAACCTCTTGAGAATAATACAACACATGAAATTATCTAAGACAGCCCAAGAAAGCACTTCAAAAGCAATAACTAAACAAGATGAATTAGCACAGAAGTTTCCTGCATTAGCTTTACCAAATGAGAATCCAAAACCAGCAGATGAAAAAGAACTAAAAGACGATGATATAGTTAACAGTGCTATGGCAAGTTTAGAAGAACTTGCACCATCAAGTAAAAAGTCTAGTAGTAGCAGTAACAAAAAAGATATTCCGTCAACTGACAATAGTGATAAAAAGAGTAAGCATTCTAGAAGAAGCAGATCAAAAAACAGAAAAAGACACAGGAGTAAATCAAGGGATAGAAAAAGACATAAATCTAGATCTCGTTCAAGATCACGAGATCGTTCAAGATCCAGAGAAAGAAGGCGTCATAGGTCGAAAGAACGTAGAAGATCGAGATCTCGAGATAGATCAATAAAATCTCGTGATCATAGAGATAGACATTTTAATAGACATGGATCGGATCGTTCTAGATCACGATCTGTTGAAGAACTGTCTATGGATCCAGAAGTTGGTAAAATTTACTCTGGCAAGGTTGCTAATATTGTACCTTTTGGTTGTTTCGTTCAATTAGAAGGCTTAAAACGTAGGTGGGAAGGTCTTGTTCACATTTCACAATTAAGAAAAGAAGGACGAGTTGCTAGTGCGAGTGATGTGGTATCTAGAGGTCAGAAAGTTCTTGTGAAAGTTCTTAATATTGGTGGTCAAAAG GTATCCTTAAGTATGAAAGATGTTGATCAAGAAACAGGTAAAGATTTAAATCCTGTTGTGGTGGTTGCTAAACCTGAAGAAGACGAGAAGCATTTACGCAATCCAGATAGACCTACGTCACTCTTAGAATTGCAAGGTAACTGGGACGAAGATGAAACATATTCCAGAAAACGTGTGCAAAGACTGTCATCGCCTGAAAAGTGGGAAATAAAGCAAATGCTTGCTGCATCATGTATTGATAG GAGTGAATTACCAGAATTTGATATGGAAACTGGAATTCTTCCACGTGAAGATGACGAGGAAGAAGATGTCGAAATTGAATTGGTAGAAGAAGAACCACCATTTTTACATGGACATGGAAGAGCTCTTGGTGATTTAAGTCCAGTGCGTATAGTTAAAAATCCTGATGGTTCTTTGGCACAAGCTGCAATGATGCAAAGTGCACTAGCGAAAGAAAGAAGAGAACAGAAAATGTTACAGAGAGAACAAGAAATGGATTCTGTTCCTACTGGCCTTAATAAAAATTGGATTGATCCTTTACCAGAag CTGAAAGTAGAACTTTGGCAGCAAACATGCGTGGTATTGGTCTCCAAACTCAGGATCTACCTGAATGGAAAAAGCATGTAATAGGTGGGAAGAAATCGTCTTTTGGAAAGAAGACAAACTTGACTTTACTGGAACAACGTCAAAGCTTACCAATTTATAAGCTTCGAGATGATTTAGTAAAAGCTGTAACAGATAATcaaattttaattgtaattggTGAAACGGGGTCAGGAAAAACAACACAAATTACACAGTATTTAGCTGAAGCAGGATTTACAGCACGAGGAAAAATTGGTTGCACTCAACCAAGAAGagtagctgctatgtctgttgCTAAAAGAGTCGCTGAAGAATTTGGTTGTCGCTTAGGGCAAGAAGTTGGTTATACAATTCGTTTCGAAGATTGTACTGGACCAGAAACTAATATAAA GTATATGACTGATGGTATGTTACTCCGAGAATGTCTCATGGATTTGGATTTGAAAACATACTCTGTAATAATGTTAGACGAGGCGCACGAACGTACGATTCATACAGATGTTTTATTTGGATTACTTAAGCAAGCCGTAGGAAGAAGGCCAGATTTAAAGCTAATCGTGACAAGTGCTACATTGGACGCTGTGAAATTTTCACAATATTTCTTTGAAGCTCCTATTTTTACAATTCCTGGCAGAACATTTGAAGTAGAG gtCATGTATACGAAAGAACCAGAAACAGATTACTTGGATGCAGCACTCATAACGGTAATGCAAATACACTTGCGAGAACCACCAGGAGATATACTCTTATTTTTAACTGGTCAAGAAGAAATTGACACTGCCTGTGAAATTTTATACGAACGTATGAAGTCTTTAGGTCCAGACGTGCCGGAATTAATTATATTGCCAGTCTATTCGGCACTACCCTCAGAGATGCAAACAAGAATATTTGAACCAGCTCCACCAGGCTCGAGGAAAGTCGTGATAGCTACAAATATAGCAGAAACaagtttgactattgatggAATTTATTACGTAGTTGATCCAGGCTTTGTAAAGCAAAAAGTATATAATTCTAAAACAGGAATGGATAGTCTTATAGTAACACCGATAAGTCAAGCAGCTGCTAAGCAAAGAGCTGGTAGAGCTGGTAGAACAGGACCAGGAAAATGTTACAGACTTTATACTGAAAGAGCTTACAG AGATGAAATGTTACCTACACCAGTTCCGGAAATTCAACGTACCAACTTAGCGACTACAGTATTACAATTGAAAACAATGGGTATCAACGATTTGTTGCATTTCGACTTCATGGACGCCCCACCTGTAGAATCACTGATTATGGCTTTGGAATCGTTGCATAGTTTAAGTGCGTTAGATAATGAAGGTCTTTTAACAAGATTAGGCAGAAGAATGGCAGAATTTCCTTTAGAGCCCAATTTATCAAAGATGCTTATTATGAGTGTACACCTTCAGTGTTCCGATGAAATTCTGACAATCGTCAGTATGTTATCTGTTCAGAATGTTTTCTATAG GCCAAAAGATAAACAAGCTTTAGCGGATCAGAAAAAAGCAAAATTCAATCAACCTGAAGGCGACCACTTAACTTTATTAGCAGTTTATAATTCCTGGAGAAATAATAAATTTAGTAACGCATGGTGTTATGAAAATTTTGTACAAATTAGAACATTAAAACGTGCTCAAGATGTTCGCAAACAATTATTGGGTATTATGGACAG gcATAAATTGGATGTGGTATCTGCTGGCAAAAATACAGTGAGAATTCAAAAAGCTGTGTGCTCAGGCTTCTTCAGGAATGCTGCAAAGAAAGATCCACAAGAAGGATACAGGACTTTAGTAGATAGTCAAGTAGTTTACATACATCCAAGTAGCGCTTTGTTTAATAGACAGCCTGAATGG GTCATCTATCACGAGCTAGTACAAACTACGAAAGAATATATGAGAGAAGTAACAACCATTGATCCAAAATGGTTGGTAGAATTTGCTCCAGCATTCTTCAAGTTCAGTGATCCTACCAAACTCAGCAAATTCAAAAAGAATCAACGACTAGAACCACTTTACAACAAATATGAGGAACCAAATGCTTGGCGAATATCCAGAGTTCGTAGACGACGTAATTAA